The DNA segment GACCGTGCTCCCGGCCGGCCGGGCCGTCGACCAGAACGCCTTCGCGGTGAGCGCCGCCTACGCCCGCAAGCACCACCTCAGGACCCTCAGCGACCTGGGACGCGCCAAGCTGCCGGTGCGGCTGGCGGCGGGCGACGAGTGTGTCCAGCGGCCGTTCTGCGCGCCGGGGCTGAAGAAGACGTACGGGATCGACATCACCGCCGTCGACCCGAAGGGCGTCGGCACCACGCCCGCCAAACAGGCCGTCCAGAACGGGCAGGACCAGATGGTGCTGACGACCAGCACCGATGCCACCCTCGACCAGTTCGGGCTGGTGCTGCTCGCCGACGACAAGAAGCTCCAGAACGCCGACTACGTCGTCCCCGTCGTCAACCGCGCACGGGCGGGCGGCGCACGGGCGGCCGCCGCGCTCGACCGCCTCAACAAGGTCCTGACCACGGCCGATCTGGCACACCTCAACGAGCAGGTGGACAGCTGGCGGCGGCTGCCTGCGGATGTGGCCCGCAACTACCTCCGGTCCAAAGGGCTGTTGCCCAAGGGCTGACCTCTGCCGGCGGGCGGAGCGGGCTGTTTCACGTGAAACGGCCCGCAGGCGGGCAGGGCAGGCGTTTCACGTGAAACCCGCCGTCCCGGACCGCCCCCCATGGCCCGTGCCGCCTTGCCCCGGCCTGTGCCGCCTCGCCCCGCGGGCTCACTCCGTCGGCACGGAATCCACCTCGGCCCGCTCGCGGGGCACTCCCCGTGCGTCGGAGCCGATGGTGCGGCGCAGGGCCTCATGGAGCGTGGTCGGGGTGAGCACGCCCAGGAACCGGTGGCCGTCCAGGACCGCGATCCAGCCGGCATCGTGCTTGAGCATCTCGCTGAAGGCCGCCTTGAGCGTGCCGGTCACCGGGACCCATGCCTCCATCCGGCGGGCGTGACCGGCCACCGTGCCCGGCACCCCGGCCAGTTCCTCCGTGGCCGCCCAGCCGTGCAGCGCGCCGTCCTCGTCGAGCACCACGGCCCAGCGGGCGCCCTCGGCCCGCAGCCGTCTCCCGGCGTCCGCCGCGGGTTCGCCGAGCCGGACCAGTGGAGGGTGTTCGAGGTCGCCCCGGTCGATACCGGTGACCGAGAGCTGCTTCAACGCGCGGTCGGTGCCGACGAATTCGGCGACATAGGACGTGGCGGGGGCGCCGAGGACGCTCGCCGGGGTGTCGTACTGCTCGATCCGGCCCGCTCCGTAGACCGCGATCCGGTCGCCGAGCCGGATGGCCTCCTCGATGTCATGGGTGACCAGCAGCACCGTCTTGTGCAGACCGGCCTGCAGCCGCAGGAACTCCTTCTGGAGCCGGTCGCGGACGACCGGGTCGACCGCACCGAACGGCTCGTCCATCAACAGCACCGGGGGATCGGCGGCGAGCGCCCGCGCCACCCCGACCCGCTGCCGCTGTCCGCCGGAGAGCTGGTCGGGGTAGCGCGAGCCGTGGACCGCGGGGTCCAGGCCGACCAGGTCCAGGAGTTCGGCGGCCCGCTCGCGCGCCCGCGCCTTCTTCCAGCCGCTCAGGAACGGCACGGTGGCGGTGTTGTCGAGGACGGTGCGGTGGGGGAAGAGGCCGGTCTGCTGGATGACGTAACCGATCCGGCGGCGCAGGGCGACGGGATCGACACCGGCGACGTCCGCGCCGTCGACCCAGACCTGTCCGTGGGTGGGGTCGATGAGCCGGTTGACCATCATCATGGTCGTCGTCTTGCCGCAGCCGGACGGTCCGACCAGCGTCACCAGCTCGCCCTCGCCGACCTCGAAGGAGAGGTCGTCGACGGCGGTGGTTCCGTCGGGGTAGCGCTTGGTGACGGAGTCGAACCGGATCATTGCGCCATTGAATCCCGCGGTCTGCGGCCGGACCCGTCATGCGGGCAATCGGGTGGGCGGGCGCCGGAGCCCTCCGCCCTCCCCCGGCGGATCACGGGCCCTCGGCGCCCGCTCCCGGCGTCACGCCCGCGGCCTCGCCGCCGGGCCCCGCGCCGTCCCCCGTCCCGGCCCCGTCCTCCGCCGCCGCCCCGCCACCCATCCGGTAGCCGCCGCCCGGGACGGTCTCGATCACCGGCGGGTCGCCGAGCTTGGCGCGCAGCCTGCCGAGCGCGACGCGTACGGCGTTGGTGCGGTAGCTGGTGTGCTCCTCCCAGACCTCCTCGATCAGCTCGTCGCCGCTGACCGGCGCGCCCTGGGCGCGCAACAGCACCTCCAGCAGCCCGAATTCGGTGCGGGACAGCGCCAGCGGCCGGCCGTCGCGCAGGGCCAGCCGGCGCGCGGTGTCGACGCTGACCCCCGCCCGCTCGATGACCTGCGGCCGGACGGGGCGGCCGGGCCGGCCCAGCGTCAGCACCCTGCCGAGCAGGTCCTCGTGCGCGAACGGCCTGGCCAGGTGGTGACCTGCGCCCGGCTCCGCGTCCTCGGCCCGCTCGTGGCCGGTGCCGGGTGCGGTGAGCAGCAACACCCGCGTCGGCAGGCCCTCTTCCGCCAGGTGCCGGCAGATCTCGTCGGCGTGCGGGCCGGGCAGCTCCTCGTCCAGGACGAGGACGTCGTAGGCGTCCTGCCGGAGGGCGGCCAGCGCCGCGCTCCCGTCGTGGGCGGTGTCCACCGTGAGCGCCGCGCGGCGCAGCGCCGCGGCGACTCCCTCCGCGACCCGATCCTCGGCTTCCGCCACCAGTACGCGCATGGCGTCATATGTACCCGAGGCGGACCGGCCGGGGCCGGAGCCGGGGCCCGCGCGGCCGTGTCCCGCCGCCGGGAGGGCCGTACGGACCCGGCGCGCGGGGCCGTACGAGTTGCTTCCGCCGCACCGCCTCTCCTCCTGCCGCGTCCGGCCCCACCCGCGTGCTTACGATCCCCTTCGGCCACCGGTCGGAAGGGTGGAAGGGAACGCCACGATGAGAGCCGTAGCAGTCAGCGCATTCGGTGAAAAGCCGCAGCTCATGGATCTGCCACAGCCCGAACCAGGGCCCGGTGAGGTTCTGGTGCGGCTGTCCGCCGCCGGACTCAACCCCATCGACTGGAAGATCGCCGACGGCATGTTCGGCGACGCCGTGCCGGCGGCCTTCCCCCTCGTCCTGGGGTCGGACGGGGCGGGCGAGGTGCTCGCGATCGGGAACGGCGTGCGGCGGTTCACCGTCGGCGACGCGGTGTTCGGCCAGTTCCAGCGGCCGGAGCGGGGCGGCGGTTCGTACTGCGAGCTCGCCGTCGCCGACGAGGGCCGCCTCGCGCACGCCGCCCGCAGCGTCACCTACGCCACCTCCGCGGGGCTGCCGACGGCCGGCATGACCGCGTACAACCTGGTCGAGGAGACCCGGGTCACCGAGGGCACCCGGGTGCTGCTCGTCGGCGCGACCGGCGGCGTCGGCACCTTCGTCACCCAGCTCGCGGCCGGCCGCGGCGCCGAGGTGATCGCCACCGCGCGCGCGTCGAAGGCGGAGCTGATGCGGACGCTGGGCGCCGCGGAGACCGTCGACCACACCGCGGGCCCGCTCGACGACCAGGTCCTCGCGGCCCACCCGGACGGCGTCGACGTGCTGATCGACATGATCGGCGGCCCCGCCGAGTTCGCCGGGCTGACCCGGACCGTACGGGACGGGGGCACCGCCGTCTCGCTCATCGGCTCGGCCGACGCCGACGAGCTGACCGACAACAACCTGCGCGGCTTCAACTTCGTCAACCGCCCCTCCCCGCAGTTGCTGGAGATCCTCGCCGGCCAGGTCGACGCGGGCCGGCTGACGGTCCTCGTGGGACGCGAGGTCTCCCTCGAAGAGGCGCCGGAGGCCCTGGAGGCCAGCCGCACCGGCCGGTCGCAGGGCAAGACGGTCCTGGCGATCTGAGCGCGGGTCAGGGCCCGGCGGCGGCGCGGGCGAGGCGGCGGGCGAGCAGCGCACGGGCCGCCGGCGGCCCCGCGGCGGCCAGCCTCGCGGTCAGGGCGCCCGCGCCGGCGAGGAGCCAGACCCCGCCGAGCAACGGCCCGGTGAGCGCGTCGGCGTAGGCGCCCGCGGCGGGCCGGGAGACCACGGCGGGCAGGGCGTCCAGGGCCCGGCCGCGCACCAGCGCCAGCGCGGCGGCCAGCAGCGCGGCGGCGACCGCGCAGCCCAGCCCCGTACAGATCAGCGCCCGCCGCCGGTGCCGCGCCAGCAGCAGCCCGCCGGCCAGGCACAGCACCGCGGCGGGCGGCAGCAGCAGCGCCCCGGTGCGCACGACGCGGTAGACGGCCCGGACCCGCGGCACGTCCGGCGCCTTCAGCAGCACGATCTCCACCCCGGCCCGCGGCACCCGGTGGACGAGGTCGAGCCCCATGCCGTTGTGCGACAGCTGACGCCTGACCCGGTCCACGACCGGGGTGAGGTCGAGGGTGACCGGGGAGCGGCCGGACGCGGCCAGGCTGCCGTCCAGGGTCCGGTGGGCGGCCCGGTGCACCCCGTTCCACATCGCGGGGAAGCCGCGCCCGGTGACGACCTGCCGCACCTGCTTGTCCACGAACCCGCGCAGGCCGCGGGTGACGTGCCGCCGCAGCGCGGGGCGCTCGGCGCGCGGCACGGCGTCCAGCAGCCCGTCCAGCCGGATGTGCGCCATCACCCCGTCCGTCACGTCGTGGACGACCGCGTCCTGGACGGCGGTGTTCCCGGCCAGCGGGGCCACCGACGCCACATAGCTGTCGGTCTGGGACAGTTCGGCCCGCGCCCAGGTCGCGGCCAGCCCCAGCGGCAGCAGCACCACCCCCACCAGCAGCAGCACCCCGCCGGCCACCGCCCGCCCGCGCCGCCACGGCGCCCGCGCCGCCACCGGTCCGCCCGGGGACGCGGGGGCGCTCGCTGGCATCGCGTGGGTCCTTCCTGCCCGGCGGACGGCGGGCGCGTCCGGGGACCGGCCGGACCGGGAGGACCCTCACGACGTGCCCTGTGGCCTGCTTCCAGGCAAGTGCGAACCCCCGTGGCGCGCGAGCGGGACCGGTGCCAACGGGTGACCGCGCGCGGCCCGGACCGGGCTCAGCGCGGCTGCGGGGCGCGCCGCCGCCGTACCGCCCGCACCACTCCGGGACCGAACAGCGCGGTGACCGCGGCCGCCACCGCCCACCCCACCCAGCCGCCGCCGCTCGCGGCCTGCGCGCGCGTCTCCGGCAGGTCGTCCAGATCGCCCGAGCAGGCCGTGGGCGCGTAGGACCCGCCGACGTAGACACAGACCGTGGAGGCGGCGCGCAGGGTGCCGGGCGCGGCGCTGCCGGTGTCCCCGGTGCGGTCGCCGAGCACGGCCGAGGCGGTGAACACCTGGATGTCGTGCGCGGGCAGGTCGGCGCGCCAGACCGCCTTCTGCTCCCGCTCGCCGCGCCCTTCGACGGTGGCGCCGGGCGCGGTGGCGGAGACCGTGGTGGCCGGCATCTCCTGCTCGATGCGGGCCCCGCGGACGGTGGTGGCGCCCAGGTTGTGCACGGTGATGCGGTAGTCGAGCCGTCTGCCGGCCTCGGCGTCGTCCCGGCCGTCGGTGACCGCCACGGTGACCGAGACGGCGGGCGGTGCCTGGGGGGCGTGCCGGGCGGCGGGCGGTGCCTGCGCGGCGTACGCGGCGGACGGTCCGGGGAGCGCGGCGGCGCACAGCAGTGCGCAGACAACGGCGGTTCTCATGCCGTCATCCGAGCATCGCGGCGCCCGTCACCGGCGGCAGGCGGCGTTCTCCCGGCCCGGGTTCACCCGAGTGAGGGGGCGGCGGCCCCGCGGTCGGTGCTCCGGCCCGCGGCTGCCGGTCCCTCAGCGCCGGCGCGGCCCCGACCGGTGCACCGGTCCGTGGGCGTCCTCGCAGTGACCGGCCTGCCGTTCCGGGTCGGCCGCGGGGCGCGGGCCCAGCGTCAGCACGTCGTGGTGCGCGCCCTGCTCGCCGACGTGATCGACCTGGAGGGTGGCGTGGCTGATGCCGTACTCGCCGCTCAGCAGCTCCTGCAGGCTGCGCCGGACCTTGTGGCAGTCGCCGCCCGGCGCCACCAGGATGTGCGCGGACAGCGCCGGCTGCCCGGAGGTGATCTGCCAGATGTGCAGGTCGTGCACCTCGACGACCTCGTCCGTGGCGACCAGGTGCTCGCCCAGCGCGTCCGGGTCGACGCCGGCCGGTGCGGCCTCCATGAAGATCCGTCCGGACTCGCGCACCAGCCCCGTGCCGGCCCGCAGCATCAGCACGACGACCACCAGCGAGGCGATCGCGTCCGCCCGCTCGAAGCCCGTCGTCAGCACGATCAGACCGGCGAGCGCGGTGGCGACGAAGCCGAACAGGTCGGTGAGGATGTGCTGGTAGGCGCCCTCGACGTTGAGGCTGGAGCGGTTGGCGCGGGACAGCAGCCAGGTGCAGATCAGGTTCACCACGATCCCGGACAGCGCGGTGACCAGCACCAGCCCGCCGGTGACCGCGGGCGGCGAGATCAGCCGCTGGACCGCCTCGTACGCCAGCCAGACGGACAGCAGCAGCAGGGTGATGCCGTTGGCCTGGGCGGAGAGGATCTCGGCGCGCTTGAGGCCGTAGGTGTACTCGCCGCGCGCGGGCCGCGCGGCCAGCCGCATCGCGACCAGGGCCAGCACGATCGAGACCGCGTCGGTGAGCATGTGGGCGGCGTCCGAGATCAGCGCCAGGGACTGGGCCACGACACCGATGACGACCTCGACCGCCATGTACGCGGTGAGCAGGATGAGCGCGCTGCGCAGCCAGCGCCGGTCGGCGTCCGGTGCGACCCCGTGGGCGTGGCTGTGACTGTGCCCGTGGCTGTGGGCGTGCTCGGTCATGGGCGCGCTCCTTCCTGGCTCCTCCCTGCGAAGCAAACCGCACTTCGGCGAAAGATCCAAAGGCTGCATCGGTGACCGTTGTCATTACCGTCGAACGGCTCATCGTGCCTGGTCAGAGCGGTGTGAACGGGGACGGGGCGGCGACGGGAAGCGGAGCGCGGATGTCCGCTCCCCGGCGGGCGTGGGAAGCCGGCGCGGCCCCGGCGCCCGGGTAGCATCCGGCGCTATGAGCGCTACGGGCGTCACCGCGCGGCCCGCCCCCGGCAAGGGCCAGATCCTGACGGTGCTGGGCCTGCTGACCGCCGTCGCCGTCCTGTACGGGCAGCACGACGGCCTCCCCTTCTGGCTGGGCGCCCTGACCGGTGTGGTCTCCGTGCTCGGCTACCTGGTCTGCTTCGACTCCCCGCGCGGCATCTGGCAGTGGCTGCCGGCCGGGGTGGGCTTCTGCGCGGCGTTCCTGTTCGCGGGGCAGTTCCTCGTCGCGCTGCTGGCCTGAGGGCCGGCGCGGGCGGCACCGGCGGGCGCCGCGGAGCGCGGGTCCACGGGGGGCAGCGGGACGGCACGACCCGACCGGTCAGTAAAGTTCGGCTCCCGTCCCCCGGACCGGTGCCCCGTCCTCGGGTGCCTCGGGTCCGGCCCTCCCGACCTCTGAGGTACTCGGCAGTGAGCCCCGCACCCCCCGCCCCGGCCGCTCCTGAACCCGTGTCCGTCGTCGGCATCGGGGCCGACGGCTGGGACGGCCTGCCCGCCGCCTCCCGGCAGGCCCTGCGGACGGCCGAGGTGCTGATCGGCGGCCCCCGCCAGCTCGCGCTGCTGCCAGAGGAGTGCGCCGGTGAGCGCGTCCCGTGGCCCTCGCCCCTGCGCCCCGCCGTCCCCGGACTGCTCGCCGCGCACGCCGGGCGCCGGATATGCGTGCTGGCCAGCGGCGATCCGATGTTCTACGGCATCGGGCGGACGCTGACCGAGGTGCTGTCGGAGCAGGAGCAGGAGCAGGAGCAGGGGCAGGGGCAGGAGCCGGCCGCGGCGGGCGGCCCGTCGCGGCCGCGGCTGCGGATCCTCCCCCACCCGTCCTCCGTCTCCTACGCCTGCGCCCGCCTCGGCTGGCCCCTGGAGGACACCGAGGTCGTCACGCTCGTCGGACGGCCCGCCGACAACCTGGCCCGCGCCCTGTACGACGGCCACCGCCTGCTGGTGCTGTCCGCCGGCGCCGGCACCCCCGCCGAGGTCGCCGCCCTGCTGCGCGACCGCGGCTTCGGCCCGACCCGGATGCGGGTGCTGGAGCAGCTCGGCGGTCCCCGCGAACGGACCGCCGAGAGCACCGCCGACGGCTGGGACGCCCCGCCCTCCGACCCCCTCAACGTCATCGCCCTCGACTGCCGCCGCGCGCCCGGCACCCCGCCGCTGGCCACCGTCCCCGGCCTCCCCGACGCCGCCTACGAACACGACGGCCAGCTCACCAAGCGGCATGTCCGCGCCGCCACCCTCGCCGCGCTGGCGCCCGCCCCCGGCGAACTCCTGTGGGACATCGGCGGCGGCTCCGGCTCCATCGCCGTCGAATGGCTGCGCGCGCACCGCACCTGCCGCGCTCTCAGTGTCGAGCGCGACGCCGTACGGGCCGAGCGGATCGGCCGCAACGCCCGCGCGCTCGGCGTCCCCGCGCTGCGCGTCGTCCACGGGTCGGCGCCCGCCGCCCTGGACGGACTGCCGACCCCGGACGCGGTGTTCATCGGCGGCGGGCTGACCGCCCCCGGCCTGCTGGCCGCGTGCTGGGCGGCGCTGCCCGCGGGCGGCCGGATCGTCGCGAACACCGTGACGCTGGAGTCCGAGGCGCTGCTCGCCGACTGGCACCGGCGCTACGGCGGCGAACTGGTCCGGCTCGCCGTCTCGCACGCGGTGCCGGTCGGCGGCTTCACCGGCTGGCGGCAGGCGATGCCGGTCACCCAGTGGTCGGCCGTGAAGCCGCCCGCCGCCTCCCCGTCCCCGTCCGCCCTGCCCCAGGAGACCGAGCAACCATGACCGTCCACTTCATCGGCGCGGGTCCCGGCGCCGCCGACCTGATCACCGTGCGCGGCGCCCGCACGCTCGCCTCCTGCGGGGTCTGCCTCTACGCCGGCAGCCTGGTGCCGCGCGAGCTGCTCGCCGAGTGCCCGCCCGGCGCCCGGCTCGTCGACACCGCGCAGCTGGACCTCGACACGATCACCGCCGAGATGGTCCGCGCCCACGAGGAGGGCCACGACGTCGCCCGGCTGCACTCCGGCGACCCGTCCGTCTTCAGCGCGGTCGCCGAGCAGATGCGCCGGCTGGACGCGGCCGGGGTGCCCTACGAGGTCGTGCCCGGCGTCCCCGCCTTCGCCGCCGCGGCCGCCGCCCTCAAGCGCGAACTGACCGTCCCCACCGTCGGCCAGACCGTCATCCTCACCCGCGTCGCCCAGCGCGCCACCCCCATGCCCGAGGGCGAGGACCTCGCCACCCTCGGCCGCAGCGGCGCGCTGCTGGTCCTCCACCTGGCGGCGATGTACGTCGACCGGGTCGTCGGCGAACTCCTGCCGCACTACGGCGCCGACTGCCCGGCCGCCGTCGTCGCCCTGGCCTCCCGCCCCGACGAACTGGTCCTGCGCGGCACCCTCGCCGACATCGCCGGCCAGGTGAAGGCCGCGGGCGTGGTCCGCACCGCCGTCATCATGGTCGGCCGCACCCTGGGCGCCGAGCAGTTCCGCGACAGCCACCTCTACTCGGCCGACCGCGAGCGGCCGCACGGCGGGTGCGGTGCGGGAGGAGGCGGTGCACAGGATTCCGTGCCCGCTCCCGCCGACACGCCCTGAGCCGGCCGGCACGCCCTGCCCCAGGGCGGACGCGGACGCACCGGAGCCCCGGGACGAAGGTCCCGGGGCTCCGGTGCGTCCGGCTGCGTGAATTGCCGGTCTGCTCAGAGGCCGTTGGCGTGCACCGAGGCCAGGGCGGAGCCGGAGACCTGCGCGGAGACGCCTTCGGGGGAGATCGACGCGCCGGCGCCGACGAAGCCGCCGACGTTCACGGAGGTGCCGTGCCCGGCGATGTCGGCGCCGGCGCCGGCGCCGCCGCCGGCGAGACCACCGGAGATGTTCTCCAGCTCGCTGTCGGAGATCTCCGTGGCAGGGGTGAAGTCGTTGCGCATGGTGTGCCCTTTTCGTGAATGCTGTGGATTGTGAACCAATGCAGGCCGAACTGTGGAGCAACCCGGCCGCAACGTGGTCACCTGGCACCGGACGCCGAAAACCGCGAAATGACGCGTATAACGGCGCCCGTGTGTTCATGAAATGCAATCACGGAGAGGGGTTTCGCCGCAACGTGACGTGGCGATTTTCATCTCCCCGAAAAGTGCCAGCACGACCGCGTTGACGTGCGGCTTCGTCCGACTCTTGCCCGATGGGGAGCGTGGCGTCCCCGTCGCGCGGGATGGTGCGGGATGTCGGCATTTTCCGCGTAACGAGAATTGTGATGCGGGTTGTCGGCCTGGTCGTCACACGGGTTATGAATTTACGGTGAACCCGGAAATACGCGGTAGGTCGCCCGAGATGCGCGCCGTCTCTCGCGGGCGCCGTCGCGCTGTCGGTCCGCTGTTTTCGAATATGGGTTTTCGGTGAAGGGAATGTACCGAAAGGCGGTACGTCCGCCAAAGACACTCCCCCTGCCGCCGGGCGGACCCGCGTCCCGGGCCCGTCCGGCTGACCGCACGACCGCATAGGGGTGAATGTCCGTTACGCGGCAGGCGGGGGCCGGTAAGGAAGCTGCGACACCCCAGGGGGGCCGAAGCAAAGGAGTGCGCCACGATGCGTACCAGACTGGCCGCCGGTGCGGTCGGCGCCGCCGTCCTGCTGACGCTCTTCGGCGGCGGCGTCGCCGGAGCCGACGGCAGGGACCACACCCCGCAGGCGGCGAACACCCCGGCACAGCCCCCGGCGCAGACGCACGACAGCTCGCCGTGGACGCACGACAGCCCGGTCCGGCTCAACACCCGCCCGGCAGGCCGCTACGACCGCCGGCAGGCCGGCTTCGACAGCATGGGGCGCTTCCGCGACAACCCGCTGCAGCTGACCAGCTGCGCCCTCGGCACGGCGCTGGGACGGCTCACCGGCCGCGGCAACGACTGCGTGGCCACCCGGTACGGGCTGCGCACCTGACGGGTGCACAGACAGGGGGAGCCCGTCAGCGGAGCGGGCCTGGCTGACGGGCGTCCCCCGGTCCCCGCGGCTCCGCCCGCCCCACCACCATGCCCGCCCGGTCGATGCAGATGACGTCGACCGCGACGGGCGCCCCCCGCAGCACGGCCAGCGACTCGTCCCGCGCCGTCGCCGCCACCAGATCCCCCAGCGGGACGTCCGCCGCGGCGCACAACTGCAGCGCCGCCAGGCCCGTGTTGGCCTCGGCCACCGCCCGCGCCAGCGCCTCGTCGGCCCCGCCCCGCCGGGCCAGCTCCGCCAGGAACCCCTTGTCGACCTGGGACCGCGCGGAGTGCAGGTCCAGATGCCCGGCCGCCAGCTTGGACAGCTTGGCGAACCCGCCGCAGATGGTCAGCCGCTCCACGGGATGGCGCCGGATGTACTTCAGCACCGCCCCCGCGAAGTCCCCCATGTCCAGCAGCGCGTCCTCGGGCAGGTGGTGCAGGGCGACGGCGACCTTCTCCGACGTCGACCCCGTGCACCCGGCGACATGCCGCCGCCCCGCCGCCCGCGCCACGTCCACGCCGCGCCGGATGGAGTCGATCCAGGCCGAGCAGGAGTAGGGCACCACGATCCCGGTGGTCCCCAGGATCGACAGCCCGCCCAGGATCCCCAGCCGCGGGTTCCAGGTGCTGCGGGCGATCTCCTCCCCGTGATCGACGGAGATCTCCACCTCGATGTCGGCCGCCGCCTCCGCGCCGCCGTACCGCTCCGCGACCCGCGCCAGGTGCTCGCGCATCATCTGCCGCGGCACGGGGTTGACCGCCGGTTCCCCCACGTCCAGCGGCAGTCCGGGCCGGGTCACGGTCCCGACCCCCGGCCCCGCCCGGAACACGACCCCCGACCCGGCCGGCAGCGGCCGCACGGTGGCCCGGACCAGCGCCCCGTGGGTCACGTCCGGATCGTCGCCCGCGTCCTTCACCACGCCCGCCATGGCGGCCGTGCGCCCCGGCGCGAGCTCCTCCACCGCCAGCGCGAAGGACGGCGTCTGCCCCTTCGGCAGGGTGATCGTCACCGGATCCGGGAACTCCCCGCCCAGCAGCGCCGTGTACGCGGCCGTGCTCGCCGCCGTCGCACAGGCCCCGGTCGTCCAGCCGGGCCGCAGCCCGGTGTGCGCGAGCTGCGCGCTGCGCCCGCCCGCGGCCTTGCCCGTCCCCTGCCGCCCCGTACCCTGCGGTTGCGCCTCAGCCACGGAGGAACCCACATCCCATGCCCGACGCAGCCCGCCCGCCACGCCACGTCCTGATCCTCGGCGGCACCACGGAGGCCCGCCGCCTGGCCGCCGCCCTGGCGCCGGAGCCCGCCGGGGCACCGGGGTCCGCCACGGTGCCGGAGCCCGCGCCGCGCGTGACGACCTCGCTCGCCGGCCGGGTCGCCGCGCCGCGGCTGCCCGCCGGGGAGGTGCGCATCGGCGGGTTCGGCGGCCCCGAGGGCCTCGCCCGCTGGCTGCGCGCGCACGCGGTGGACG comes from the Streptomyces angustmyceticus genome and includes:
- a CDS encoding ABC transporter substrate-binding protein is translated as MALGLSACAGGPSLENRSAITASPGDSHDLAIGSAGFTESELLAQMYAALLQHAGYRTRVLTVGNRELYEPALEAGQIDVVPEYAATFADWLNAKSKGPKAAPVASPDLGTTMTALRRLAGPRGLTVLPAGRAVDQNAFAVSAAYARKHHLRTLSDLGRAKLPVRLAAGDECVQRPFCAPGLKKTYGIDITAVDPKGVGTTPAKQAVQNGQDQMVLTTSTDATLDQFGLVLLADDKKLQNADYVVPVVNRARAGGARAAAALDRLNKVLTTADLAHLNEQVDSWRRLPADVARNYLRSKGLLPKG
- a CDS encoding cobalt-precorrin-5B (C(1))-methyltransferase, with protein sequence MAEAQPQGTGRQGTGKAAGGRSAQLAHTGLRPGWTTGACATAASTAAYTALLGGEFPDPVTITLPKGQTPSFALAVEELAPGRTAAMAGVVKDAGDDPDVTHGALVRATVRPLPAGSGVVFRAGPGVGTVTRPGLPLDVGEPAVNPVPRQMMREHLARVAERYGGAEAAADIEVEISVDHGEEIARSTWNPRLGILGGLSILGTTGIVVPYSCSAWIDSIRRGVDVARAAGRRHVAGCTGSTSEKVAVALHHLPEDALLDMGDFAGAVLKYIRRHPVERLTICGGFAKLSKLAAGHLDLHSARSQVDKGFLAELARRGGADEALARAVAEANTGLAALQLCAAADVPLGDLVAATARDESLAVLRGAPVAVDVICIDRAGMVVGRAEPRGPGDARQPGPLR
- a CDS encoding NADP-dependent oxidoreductase, which translates into the protein MRAVAVSAFGEKPQLMDLPQPEPGPGEVLVRLSAAGLNPIDWKIADGMFGDAVPAAFPLVLGSDGAGEVLAIGNGVRRFTVGDAVFGQFQRPERGGGSYCELAVADEGRLAHAARSVTYATSAGLPTAGMTAYNLVEETRVTEGTRVLLVGATGGVGTFVTQLAAGRGAEVIATARASKAELMRTLGAAETVDHTAGPLDDQVLAAHPDGVDVLIDMIGGPAEFAGLTRTVRDGGTAVSLIGSADADELTDNNLRGFNFVNRPSPQLLEILAGQVDAGRLTVLVGREVSLEEAPEALEASRTGRSQGKTVLAI
- a CDS encoding cation diffusion facilitator family transporter, yielding MTEHAHSHGHSHSHAHGVAPDADRRWLRSALILLTAYMAVEVVIGVVAQSLALISDAAHMLTDAVSIVLALVAMRLAARPARGEYTYGLKRAEILSAQANGITLLLLSVWLAYEAVQRLISPPAVTGGLVLVTALSGIVVNLICTWLLSRANRSSLNVEGAYQHILTDLFGFVATALAGLIVLTTGFERADAIASLVVVVLMLRAGTGLVRESGRIFMEAAPAGVDPDALGEHLVATDEVVEVHDLHIWQITSGQPALSAHILVAPGGDCHKVRRSLQELLSGEYGISHATLQVDHVGEQGAHHDVLTLGPRPAADPERQAGHCEDAHGPVHRSGPRRR
- a CDS encoding bacteriocin; its protein translation is MRNDFTPATEISDSELENISGGLAGGGAGAGADIAGHGTSVNVGGFVGAGASISPEGVSAQVSGSALASVHANGL
- a CDS encoding response regulator transcription factor; translation: MRVLVAEAEDRVAEGVAAALRRAALTVDTAHDGSAALAALRQDAYDVLVLDEELPGPHADEICRHLAEEGLPTRVLLLTAPGTGHERAEDAEPGAGHHLARPFAHEDLLGRVLTLGRPGRPVRPQVIERAGVSVDTARRLALRDGRPLALSRTEFGLLEVLLRAQGAPVSGDELIEEVWEEHTSYRTNAVRVALGRLRAKLGDPPVIETVPGGGYRMGGGAAAEDGAGTGDGAGPGGEAAGVTPGAGAEGP
- a CDS encoding ABC transporter ATP-binding protein, which produces MIRFDSVTKRYPDGTTAVDDLSFEVGEGELVTLVGPSGCGKTTTMMMVNRLIDPTHGQVWVDGADVAGVDPVALRRRIGYVIQQTGLFPHRTVLDNTATVPFLSGWKKARARERAAELLDLVGLDPAVHGSRYPDQLSGGQRQRVGVARALAADPPVLLMDEPFGAVDPVVRDRLQKEFLRLQAGLHKTVLLVTHDIEEAIRLGDRIAVYGAGRIEQYDTPASVLGAPATSYVAEFVGTDRALKQLSVTGIDRGDLEHPPLVRLGEPAADAGRRLRAEGARWAVVLDEDGALHGWAATEELAGVPGTVAGHARRMEAWVPVTGTLKAAFSEMLKHDAGWIAVLDGHRFLGVLTPTTLHEALRRTIGSDARGVPRERAEVDSVPTE
- the cbiE gene encoding precorrin-6y C5,15-methyltransferase (decarboxylating) subunit CbiE, producing MSPAPPAPAAPEPVSVVGIGADGWDGLPAASRQALRTAEVLIGGPRQLALLPEECAGERVPWPSPLRPAVPGLLAAHAGRRICVLASGDPMFYGIGRTLTEVLSEQEQEQEQGQGQEPAAAGGPSRPRLRILPHPSSVSYACARLGWPLEDTEVVTLVGRPADNLARALYDGHRLLVLSAGAGTPAEVAALLRDRGFGPTRMRVLEQLGGPRERTAESTADGWDAPPSDPLNVIALDCRRAPGTPPLATVPGLPDAAYEHDGQLTKRHVRAATLAALAPAPGELLWDIGGGSGSIAVEWLRAHRTCRALSVERDAVRAERIGRNARALGVPALRVVHGSAPAALDGLPTPDAVFIGGGLTAPGLLAACWAALPAGGRIVANTVTLESEALLADWHRRYGGELVRLAVSHAVPVGGFTGWRQAMPVTQWSAVKPPAASPSPSALPQETEQP
- the cobM gene encoding precorrin-4 C(11)-methyltransferase encodes the protein MTVHFIGAGPGAADLITVRGARTLASCGVCLYAGSLVPRELLAECPPGARLVDTAQLDLDTITAEMVRAHEEGHDVARLHSGDPSVFSAVAEQMRRLDAAGVPYEVVPGVPAFAAAAAALKRELTVPTVGQTVILTRVAQRATPMPEGEDLATLGRSGALLVLHLAAMYVDRVVGELLPHYGADCPAAVVALASRPDELVLRGTLADIAGQVKAAGVVRTAVIMVGRTLGAEQFRDSHLYSADRERPHGGCGAGGGGAQDSVPAPADTP